In Opitutaceae bacterium TAV5, one genomic interval encodes:
- a CDS encoding hemin-binding protein — MLRRLCTRIPSRSCQAAAIPLLFVLMLPLVPVHAAPATRQDASASATMQRLDVFEYRIEGARHLSQLEVETATYPFLGPARTPEDVEAARAALEKMYQDKGYQTVAVLLPQQQVRDGVVRLQVVEGRVGRLRVHGSRYFDLDRIRERAPSVAEGTVPDFNAVTHDIVALNQSSDRRVTPVLRAGVVPGTVDIDLNVEDTFPLHGSLELNNRHSADTKPLRLSGSASYGNLWQLEHTVGLSFQVAPERLDDAKVFSAYYLAPVPNSPVKLLLQGVKQDSDVSTLGSFDVAGRGEIVGLQAIVALGGSERFTHNLTFGIDYKHFDQSLAVGDDPDSIQSPVTYYPLSASYSLTLFRPQAITQFNVSLNFNLRGPGSSPEEFNDRRAGADGSFIYIRGDVSQTRELGGGWQVFGQLQGQLASQPLVSGEQFSAGGIGTVRGYLESETLGDNAIAASIELRAPSVTLGGFLDEWRFYLFADWAGLTLNDPLVDEDSRFMPASVGAGMHLKFRKHFNGSLDLGVPLFSEGRTEHYDPRLTFRLWAEF, encoded by the coding sequence ATGTTGCGCCGCCTTTGCACACGGATCCCCTCGCGATCCTGCCAGGCGGCCGCCATCCCGCTTCTTTTCGTCCTGATGCTCCCGCTCGTACCTGTGCACGCCGCGCCCGCCACGCGGCAGGATGCGTCTGCTTCCGCCACCATGCAGCGACTCGACGTCTTTGAATACCGGATCGAGGGTGCCCGGCACCTCTCCCAACTCGAAGTGGAGACGGCGACCTATCCCTTTCTCGGCCCCGCACGGACTCCGGAGGACGTGGAGGCGGCCCGCGCCGCGCTCGAAAAGATGTATCAGGACAAGGGATACCAGACGGTGGCCGTCCTCCTCCCGCAGCAGCAGGTGCGCGACGGCGTCGTCCGGCTCCAGGTGGTCGAGGGACGGGTCGGACGCCTGCGTGTTCACGGCTCCCGCTATTTCGATCTCGACCGGATCCGGGAACGCGCCCCCTCCGTAGCGGAAGGCACCGTGCCCGATTTCAACGCCGTCACGCACGACATCGTTGCTCTCAACCAGTCGTCCGACCGCCGTGTCACCCCCGTCCTGCGCGCCGGTGTCGTTCCCGGCACGGTGGACATCGACCTCAACGTCGAGGACACCTTTCCGCTTCACGGTTCGCTCGAGCTCAACAACCGCCACAGCGCCGACACCAAACCGCTCCGCCTCTCCGGCTCTGCCAGCTATGGCAATCTCTGGCAGCTCGAGCACACCGTCGGCCTCAGCTTCCAGGTCGCGCCCGAACGCCTCGACGACGCGAAGGTTTTTTCCGCCTACTACCTCGCTCCCGTGCCGAACTCTCCGGTGAAACTGCTTCTCCAGGGCGTGAAGCAGGACAGCGATGTCTCCACGCTCGGCAGCTTCGATGTCGCCGGTCGCGGCGAAATCGTCGGCCTCCAGGCGATCGTCGCGCTCGGCGGGTCGGAGCGGTTCACGCACAACCTTACCTTCGGCATCGATTACAAACATTTCGACCAGTCGCTCGCCGTCGGCGACGACCCTGATTCCATCCAGAGTCCGGTCACGTATTATCCGCTGTCGGCCAGCTACTCGCTGACCCTGTTCCGGCCGCAGGCGATCACGCAGTTCAATGTCTCGCTCAATTTCAATCTGCGCGGTCCCGGCAGTTCTCCCGAGGAATTCAACGATCGTCGCGCGGGGGCCGACGGCAGTTTTATCTACATTCGCGGCGACGTCTCGCAAACGCGCGAACTGGGCGGCGGCTGGCAGGTTTTCGGCCAACTCCAGGGCCAGCTCGCCAGCCAGCCGCTCGTTTCCGGCGAGCAGTTTTCCGCCGGCGGCATCGGCACCGTGCGCGGGTACCTCGAATCCGAGACACTGGGCGACAACGCCATCGCCGCCTCGATCGAACTCCGCGCCCCGTCCGTCACGCTCGGGGGCTTTCTCGACGAATGGCGGTTCTATCTTTTTGCCGACTGGGCCGGCCTCACGCTCAACGATCCGCTGGTGGACGAGGATTCCCGTTTCATGCCCGCCAGCGTCGGCGCGGGCATGCACCTGAAATTCCGCAAACATTTCAACGGTTC